One region of Oryza sativa Japonica Group chromosome 5, ASM3414082v1 genomic DNA includes:
- the LOC4338011 gene encoding protein IQ-domain 26: protein MGKAARWFRNMWGGGRKEQKGEAPASGGKRWSFGKSSRDSAEAAAAAAAAAAEASGGNAAIARAAEAAWLRSVYADTEREQSKHAIAVAAATAAAADAAVAAAQAAVAVVRLTSKGRSAPVLAATVAGDTRSLAAAAVRIQTAFRGFLAKKALRALKALVKLQALVRGYLVRRQAAATLQSMQALVRAQATVRAHRSGAGAAANLPHLHHAPFWPRRSLQERCAGDDTRSEHGVAAYSRRLSASIESSSYGYDRSPKIVEVDTGRPKSRSSSSRRASSPLLLDAAGCASGGEDWCANSMSSPLPCYLPGGAPPPRIAVPTSRHFPDYDWCALEKARPATAQSTPRYAHAPPTPTKSVCGGGGGGGIHSSPLNCPNYMSNTQSFEAKVRSQSAPKQRPETGGAGAGGGRKRVPLSEVVVVESRASLSGVGMQRSCNRVQEAFNFKTAVVGRLDRSSESGENDRHAFLQRRW from the exons ATGGGCAAGGCGGCGCGGTGGTTCCGCAACAtgtggggaggagggaggaaggagcAGAAGGGCGAGGCGCCGGCGAGTGGGGGGAAGAGGTGGAGCTTCGGGAAGTCGTCGAGGGACtcggcggaggccgcggcggctgctgctgcggcggcggcggaggcttcCGGGGGCAATGCGGCGATCGCCAgggcggccgaggcggcgtgGCTCAGGTCGGTGTACGCCGACACGGAGCGGGAGCAGAGCAAgcacgccatcgccgtcgccgcggccaccgcggcggcggctgatgccgccgtggcggccgctcaggccgccgtcgccgtcgtgcggcTTACTAGCAAGGGCCGCTCGGCTcccgtcctcgccgccaccgtcgccggcgacacgcgcagccttgccgccgccgccgtcagaaTCCAGACGGCATTCAGAGGCTTCCTG GCGAAGAAGGCGCTGCGAGCGCTCAAGGCGCTGGTGAAGCTGCAGGCGCTGGTGCGCGGCTACCTCGTTCGCCGGCAGGCCGCCGCCACGCTGCAGAGCATGCAGGCGCTCGTCCGCGCCCAGGCCACTGTCCGCGCCCACCGcagtggcgccggcgccgccgccaatcTCCCGCACCTCCACCACGCTCCCTTCTGGCCCCGCCGCTCGCTG CAGGAGAggtgcgccggcgacgacacgAGGAGCGAGCACGGTGTGGCGGCGTACAGCCGGCGGCTGTCGGCGAGCATCGAGTCGTCGTCGTACGGGTACGACCGGAGCCCCAAGATCGTGGAGGTGGACACCGGGAGGCCCAagtcgcggtcgtcgtcgtcgcggcgggcGAGCTCCCCGCTGCTGCTCGACGCCGCTGGgtgcgcgagcggcggcgaggactgGTGCGCCAACTCCATGTCGTCGCCGCTCCCGTGCTACCtccccggcggcgcgccgccgccccgcatCGCCGTCCCGACGTCGCGCCACTTCCCCGACTACGACTGGTGCGCGCTGGAGAAGgcccggccggcgacggcgcagaGCACGCCGCGGTACGCGcacgcgccgccgacgccgaccaaGAGcgtgtgcggcggcggcggcggcggcggcatccactCGTCGCCGCTCAACTGCCCGAACTACATGTCCAACACGCAGTCGTTCGAGGCGAAGGTGCGTTCGCAGAGCGCGCCGAAGCAGCGGCCGGagaccggcggcgccggcgccggcggcggccggaagcGGGTGCCGCTgagcgaggtggtggtggtggagtccAGGGCGAGCTTGAGCGGCGTGGGCATGCAGCGCTCGTGCAACCGGGTGCAGGAGGCGTTCAACTTCAAGACGgccgtcgtcggccgcctcgaccgctcGTCGGAGTCCGGCGAGAACGACCGCCACGCGTTCTTGCAGAGGAGGTGGTGA